In Alteromonas macleodii, the sequence ACGGCGGTATCAACTTTGAAAGACGTTTTATCAAATGACGCCCCAAACTCTAAGTTTTTACTGACTTCTCGCTGTAACTGGTTGTTACTTCTAAACAGACCGCTTGTGGTGCTGCCGCCTACAGCAGTGTAGCCAGCCACCTGCGTCGCCTCTGCATACGAAAGATAGAGTGTACGCGAAGCATTGCTCCCTGCTTGGGTAAGCCAACTAATATCGCCCACAAAAGTCAATCGATCGTCGTCGCGATTTGTATCGTCAAACGCCCCACCTAAACGAACGGTAAGCGATTCATTGCTGTTCAACTGAGTTCGATACTCGGGCACTACGCTTATTTTGTAGTAGTCGCGAGAGGTGAAATTGTTCTCTAGCGTGGTTGATGTGATGTCGTCTGCAGTAAGCTGTGCTGCGTAGTTGATACCAAATTCTTGCGAAACATTATGAGTACCGGAAAACGCCAATGACTTCACTTGGGTTTCATGAAACGCCTGAAACGCTTCAGGATTTTCACGTGAGAATACGTAATGGTCGTCATTCTCTCTGTAGTAAGCAGAAACTTCAAAGGTATTTTTCATGCTCTCTTCGCCGTAGCGCTGTTTGTGATTTAGCATGACCAAACGGGTTTGAATGTCTTCTGTCTCGTTTACATTAAAAGGCGTGTACAAGTTAGGCCAGCCAAAAAACTTTTGCTGAAAGCCATAAAACACGTCGGTTTGTGAGTCTTTACTTGCCAGCTGAATACGTCCAGACGCGCGTTCGAAGTCATGATCGCCATTGGCAATAGTGCCATCACTTTCAGAGCGAGAATACTCCCCTTCAACCCCGACAGACCAACCGGGTAAATCACTAAGCGCGTGCTTTACTGCACCGTGTACACGCTGCAAATTGAAGTTGTTATTACCTACTCCCACTGACACACTGCCTGCTGTTTGGATGGGACGCCAGCCGTAAGACACGGTACCTACAGAGCTATTTACGCCGTAAAGCGCGTTATCGACCCCCGTGAAAATACTCGGTTTCGTCAGCATTTCTGGCGCAATGGGAATTTCAGCGAAATAGTGCCCCGTTTGCGGGTCAATAAGCGTTGCGCTTCCTATGCGAAAACCCGTATTTTCGAAT encodes:
- a CDS encoding TonB-dependent receptor domain-containing protein — encoded protein: MRHTTLSLLFCTVPFAAMAAESVDTSSANAGVNSNEKGVEKITIEGAATANNEPVGTFNSPISNLEYDPRVDLQSRNMAEAQADVTIRGGIFENTGFRIGSATLIDPQTGHYFAEIPIAPEMLTKPSIFTGVDNALYGVNSSVGTVSYGWRPIQTAGSVSVGVGNNNFNLQRVHGAVKHALSDLPGWSVGVEGEYSRSESDGTIANGDHDFERASGRIQLASKDSQTDVFYGFQQKFFGWPNLYTPFNVNETEDIQTRLVMLNHKQRYGEESMKNTFEVSAYYRENDDHYVFSRENPEAFQAFHETQVKSLAFSGTHNVSQEFGINYAAQLTADDITSTTLENNFTSRDYYKISVVPEYRTQLNSNESLTVRLGGAFDDTNRDDDRLTFVGDISWLTQAGSNASRTLYLSYAEATQVAGYTAVGGSTTSGLFRSNNQLQREVSKNLEFGASFDKTSFKVDTAVFYRWDNELTDWTYSFDATSARSANPVDIETLGVEVIAIKRFESADVVASYTYLDKSEDYRIDEVDASFYALNYPPHRATLGLVWFATDTVEVRIDNEWRKQETNALRNGGDSAFFSHVTFTYSPAQIEGLSLVLAVDNLWDERFEEIPGTPGRGDQYSATVTYFW